The following are from one region of the Salvia splendens isolate huo1 chromosome 2, SspV2, whole genome shotgun sequence genome:
- the LOC121792594 gene encoding COP9 signalosome complex subunit 7-like isoform X3, which yields MDIEERQAEHIDYFVKKASTLNGPALANVVVEATSHPSLFAFSEILAIPSVLELEGTENNVFLDLLRMFAHVTWSEYKNVAGRLPQLVPDQVLKLKQLTLLTLAETDKVLPYDTLMQELDVSNVRKLEDFLINDCMYVGIVRGKLNQLRRCFEVQFAAGRDIRPGQLGSMIDILGNWLATSDNLLVSIQEKIKWADTMGGIDQKHKKEVEERVEEVKKTLSMKRLHTVSRQTLTTQGMKRTFLNLVE from the exons atggaCATTGAAGAAAGACAGGCGGAGCACATAGACTATTTTGTGAAGAAGGCTTCCACTCTGAACGGCCCCGCACTAGCAAACGTCGTCGTTGAGGCCACTTCGCACCCTTCTCTATTTGCTTTCTCCGAGATTCTCGCAATTCCCAGTGTTCTCGAG CTTGAAGGAACTGAGAATAATGTCTTCCTTGATTTGCTTCGCATGTTTGCACATGTTACTTGGAGTGAATATAAGA ATGTTGCTGGTCGTCTTCCACAATTGGTTCCTGATCAAGTTCTCAAGCTGAAGCAGCTGACTTTGCTTACTCTGGCCGAGACAGACAAG GTATTGCCATATGACACATTGATGCAGGAGTTGGATGTTTCAAATGTTCGCAAGTTGGAGGATTTTCTCATCAATGATTGTATGTATGTG GGGATAGTTAGAGGAAAGCTGAATCAGTTACGAAGATGCTTTGAG GTGCAATTTGCAGCTGGGAGGGATATCAGGCCTGGACAATTAGGCAGCATGATTGATATTCTAGGGAATTG GCTGGCTACATCAGATAACCTTCTTGTCTCtattcaagagaagatcaaatGGGCTGACACTATGGGTGGGATTGACCAGAAGCACAAGAAGGAGGTAGAAGAGAGGGTAGAAGAAGTGAAGAAGACGCTATCTATGAAG
- the LOC121779492 gene encoding phospholipase A(1) DAD1, chloroplastic-like, with protein MEFQGIKNWEGLLDPLDDDLRNEILRYGEFVEAAYRCFDFDVTSSTYATCVNPKTSILSNKKGYTVKRNLYATCGIQLPEWTDRLPDWVSIQSSWIGYVAVCDDADEIARLGRRDVVIAYRGTATCMEWLENLRATLACLPDDMAPDSCESMVQTGFLSLYTSGSPSLQQVVREEISKILREYGGERLSITVTGHSLGAALATLTAHDIKATFEEAPLVTVVSFGGPRVGNGSFRRQLEKRGTKVLRIVNSDDPITRMPGFVVDENKAKLWWLKKHGAYAEIGKELRLSSKGCPHLRNRGVATCHDLKTYLHLVDNFVSSNCPLRATLLNLKGSN; from the coding sequence ATGGAGTTTCAAGGGATCAAGAACTGGGAGGGACTGCTCGATCCCCTCGACGACGATCTCCGTAACGAGATCCTCCGCTACGGTGAGTTCGTCGAAGCAGCTTATCGCTGCTTCGACTTCGACGTCACTTCATCCACTTACGCCACGTGTGTAAATCCCAAAACCTCAATATTATCTAATAAAAAAGGGTACACAGTGAAAAGGAACCTGTATGCCACATGCGGGATCCAGCTGCCAGAATGGACAGACAGGCTACCAGACTGGGTGTCCATTCAGTCCAGCTGGATCGGGTACGTGGCGGTTTGCGATGATGCAGACGAGATCGCCCGCCTGGGAAGGCGCGACGTGGTCATTGCGTACCGTGGCACCGCCACGTGTATGGAGTGGCTCGAGAATTTACGCGCCACGCTGGCGTGCCTGCCAGACGACATGGCGCCCGACAGCTGTGAGTCAATGGTGCAGACCGGTTTCCTGAGTCTGTACACGTCTGGTAGCCCGAGCTTGCAACAAGTGGTCCGGGAGGAGATTAGTAAAATCCTCCGGGAATACGGCGGAGAGCGGCTGAGCATAACGGTGACGGGGCACAGCCTGGGGGCGGCGCTGGCGACGCTGACGGCGCACGACATAAAGGCGACGTTCGAGGAGGCGCCGCTGGTGACGGTGGTGTCGTTCGGGGGGCCGAGAGTGGGGAACGGGAGCTTCCGGAGGCAGCTGGAGAAGAGGGGGACGAAGGTGCTGAGGATCGTCAACTCCGACGATCCGATAACTAGAATGCCGGGATTCGTGGTGGATGAGAACAAAGCAAAGCTTTGGTGGCTGAAGAAACACGGGGCGTATGCGGAGATAGGGAAGGAGCTGAGGCTGAGCAGCAAGGGCTGCCCGCATCTCAGAAACAGGGGAGTTGCCACGTGTCACGATCTCAAGACGTATTTGCACTTGGTTGACAATTTTGTGAGCTCAAATTGTCCTCTCAGAGCAACACTTCTCAACCTCAAGGGATCTAATTAA
- the LOC121771636 gene encoding uncharacterized protein LOC121771636, giving the protein MDFYVSYNANNKLNSSSILHHYTYPSFYSLPLQLAFDANNNDSDHNLQQPHQYLLFNIFVSIHFFIFIHIIPENLNNLLLQETEGDLLQQPERLETMFCCLWAAQNWSGSQLHHRAGIRAFNPTLSSAAHGC; this is encoded by the exons ATGGATTTTTATGTGAGTTACAATGCTAACAACAAATTGAATTCAAGTTCAATCTTGCACCACTACACCTATCCGTCATTCTATTCTCTACCTCTGCAACTAGCATTCGACGCCAACAACAACGACAGCGATCACAATCTGCAGCAGCCCCACCAATATCTCCTCTTCAATATCTTTGTTAGCATCcacttcttcatcttcatccataTAATTCCTGAGAATCTCAATAACTTACTTTTACAAG AAACTGAAGGCGATCTCTTGCAACAGCCAGAGAGGCTTGAAACTATGTTCTGCTGCCTATGGGCAGCTCAGAACTGGTCAGGGAGTCAACTACATCACCGTGCTGGCATTCGCGCCTTTAATCCAACGTTATCGTCTGCAGCTCACGGCTGTTGA